In a genomic window of Methanosarcina horonobensis HB-1 = JCM 15518:
- a CDS encoding S-layer protein domain-containing protein, with the protein MKKDWLQIFTAVLALGILFCGTASAAPSIEEVSPSDSNVTGIVGDLKTFSIRTNESTTIDWSVDGSPVTETSYDSGTNTSALSHTVQTVPCNITATVHSTGGSRTWTVRNEAPKIISFEPLQSEISNDVGDSKSFNVTVDQPSDITWYLNNNVIQGTENSVTTSTYTNSSAVAGNYTIEVKAENSNGTVSKSWTWTVGSSSSDNKVSVDVNPSDEKVEISQGESKIFYVNSTDSQNITVAWIVGNETKETDGNTTSASYEFKGDTSGTYNLSAVVTDSDNDKLTKAWNITVQSKYYSSGNRIWDEDLGLSTTYKWTAQSYSGFFYDLDTGVSSEEMTIKDISRKIDEGNIEYITRATETKFEYSSWGSYQIIGFMAEKYFAGYVDDNVTVQGIDDVSLISDGVLAKILIDSDDKKSIYSGDSFELEDGYALNIVEVNVNGDTVWVQLEKDGNVVDDGFISSNEDYVYETDIGEAEDVPIIIVHFGTVFAGQETSAVYIQGIFQVSDTYLELEGGDSFGEMEVTSLSGDEIKMKNEDDISLDKGDTIDLMGKIQIQVADDSKLRFAPILDTSEEGVYELRGTVYDENIDKSLPTWTPYNFEGFYYSIDEGIGTENLTIEELDEDGKEIPSGKLVYRSEPQPVQFEHKAWGNFTVVGFMAKKYFAGYPDDTVNGEIDDVSLLSENILSEVLTDSDDKVSFYSGEALTLEEGYSLNILEVNVNGDTVWVQLEKDGKIVDDEFITSNHDYIYEGDLGEAEDIPIIIVHFGTVFAGTETSAVFTQGIFQISDKYIEINNGDNYDEMEITSASENGITMKNDDDIGLGKDKTIDIMGDVKFKTADSNTLRFYPFVEVETASGESRELKINLPDEIIISDTFDIKVIAGNNSIEGVNVKVNATSVGKTNADGIVEYTADKEGTFKVTAEKEGYTTANKNMKVIPPKEKMSLNVSPETVYVGDTITIEALKTVGGDPIEDVNISVDSKALGKTDSDGKITYKAEEVGKIKISATAEGFLDKSVEVNVKDYEAIFEFSNLLISPIEVRAGKEAKITINAENTGNAAGEYNVELFVNESSVDSQQISLDVGESTTVTFDHSEETPGTYTVKVGGQEATYTVKEKSSMLLYGLLSIIVLLVGMIAYMFTKGGWTVATLQAKVDELIKSVNSKR; encoded by the coding sequence ATGAAAAAAGATTGGCTACAAATATTTACAGCGGTTCTGGCGCTGGGGATATTATTCTGCGGGACTGCAAGTGCAGCTCCAAGTATAGAAGAAGTATCGCCCTCGGATTCGAACGTTACAGGGATAGTGGGAGATCTTAAAACGTTCAGTATCCGAACAAACGAATCAACAACAATTGACTGGTCAGTTGATGGATCTCCCGTAACAGAAACTTCATATGATTCTGGAACGAACACATCTGCTCTAAGCCACACAGTTCAAACTGTTCCATGCAATATCACAGCCACTGTTCACTCAACTGGTGGGAGCAGGACTTGGACTGTAAGGAATGAAGCACCGAAGATCATTTCGTTTGAGCCTTTACAATCAGAGATTAGTAATGATGTAGGAGACTCAAAAAGTTTCAATGTGACTGTAGACCAGCCCTCTGATATTACTTGGTATCTTAACAATAATGTGATTCAAGGCACTGAAAACTCCGTAACCACATCCACATATACAAACAGTTCTGCAGTAGCGGGTAATTATACAATTGAAGTGAAAGCAGAGAACTCTAATGGAACAGTTTCAAAATCCTGGACATGGACAGTAGGTTCTTCCTCAAGTGACAATAAAGTGTCTGTAGATGTTAACCCTTCAGATGAAAAAGTTGAGATATCTCAAGGAGAGTCCAAGATTTTCTATGTCAACTCTACAGACAGCCAGAATATCACAGTAGCATGGATCGTCGGGAACGAAACGAAAGAAACAGATGGAAACACGACTTCCGCTTCATATGAATTTAAGGGAGATACTTCCGGCACCTACAATCTTAGCGCAGTGGTCACTGACTCCGACAATGATAAATTGACAAAAGCATGGAATATAACAGTCCAGTCAAAATATTATTCAAGCGGGAACAGGATCTGGGACGAAGATCTTGGGTTATCTACCACATACAAATGGACTGCCCAGAGTTACTCAGGCTTCTTCTATGACCTTGATACCGGAGTTTCTTCTGAAGAAATGACTATCAAAGATATAAGCAGAAAGATAGATGAAGGGAATATTGAGTACATCACAAGAGCTACCGAAACTAAGTTTGAATACAGCAGCTGGGGCTCATACCAGATAATAGGATTCATGGCAGAGAAATACTTCGCAGGTTACGTTGATGATAACGTAACAGTTCAAGGAATTGACGATGTAAGCCTGATATCCGATGGTGTACTCGCCAAGATCCTGATAGACAGCGATGATAAAAAGTCCATATATTCAGGAGATTCCTTTGAGCTTGAAGACGGATATGCCCTGAATATTGTGGAAGTAAATGTTAATGGGGATACCGTATGGGTCCAGCTTGAGAAGGACGGAAATGTGGTAGATGATGGTTTCATCTCCTCGAATGAAGACTACGTCTATGAAACCGATATCGGAGAAGCTGAAGACGTACCCATAATCATTGTCCACTTCGGTACGGTTTTTGCGGGCCAGGAAACCTCTGCTGTCTACATACAGGGCATTTTCCAGGTCTCAGACACCTATCTGGAACTTGAAGGAGGAGATTCTTTCGGGGAAATGGAAGTAACTTCCCTCAGCGGCGATGAAATAAAAATGAAGAATGAGGACGACATAAGCCTTGACAAAGGTGACACAATCGACCTTATGGGCAAGATACAGATTCAGGTAGCCGATGACAGCAAACTGCGCTTTGCCCCGATCCTTGATACCTCCGAGGAAGGAGTCTATGAACTGCGCGGAACCGTCTATGATGAAAATATTGATAAATCTCTCCCAACATGGACGCCTTACAACTTTGAAGGCTTTTATTATAGCATAGATGAGGGAATAGGAACCGAGAATCTGACAATTGAAGAACTGGATGAGGATGGCAAGGAAATTCCCTCAGGAAAGCTGGTCTACAGGTCCGAACCCCAACCTGTCCAGTTTGAACATAAAGCATGGGGCAATTTCACAGTTGTCGGTTTCATGGCAAAGAAATACTTTGCAGGATATCCCGATGACACCGTTAATGGAGAGATCGATGACGTAAGCCTTCTTTCGGAGAATATCCTATCCGAAGTCCTTACTGACAGCGATGACAAAGTGTCCTTTTACTCAGGTGAAGCCCTTACACTTGAGGAAGGCTATTCTCTGAACATCCTGGAAGTAAACGTTAACGGAGATACCGTATGGGTACAGCTTGAAAAGGACGGAAAGATAGTGGATGATGAGTTCATCACCTCGAATCATGACTACATCTATGAAGGCGATCTTGGAGAAGCAGAAGACATACCTATAATCATTGTCCATTTCGGCACGGTTTTTGCAGGCACAGAGACCTCTGCTGTCTTCACACAGGGAATTTTCCAGATCTCGGATAAGTATATCGAGATTAATAATGGAGATAACTACGATGAGATGGAGATCACCAGCGCCTCAGAAAATGGCATCACAATGAAGAATGACGATGATATCGGGCTTGGCAAAGACAAAACCATTGATATTATGGGCGACGTCAAGTTCAAGACAGCGGATTCCAACACTCTCAGGTTCTATCCATTCGTTGAAGTCGAAACCGCAAGTGGAGAAAGCAGAGAGCTCAAGATAAACCTGCCTGATGAGATCATTATAAGTGACACTTTCGATATCAAAGTGATTGCAGGTAATAATTCGATTGAGGGCGTCAATGTAAAGGTCAACGCAACCAGCGTGGGTAAAACCAACGCCGATGGTATCGTTGAGTACACTGCCGATAAGGAAGGAACTTTCAAGGTTACTGCAGAGAAAGAAGGGTACACTACAGCAAACAAGAACATGAAAGTTATTCCTCCGAAAGAGAAAATGAGCCTTAACGTTTCTCCTGAAACAGTGTATGTGGGAGACACGATCACAATAGAAGCCTTAAAAACAGTCGGAGGAGACCCGATTGAAGATGTAAATATCTCAGTCGACAGCAAAGCTCTTGGGAAAACCGATTCCGACGGAAAGATCACATATAAAGCTGAGGAAGTCGGTAAAATCAAGATCAGTGCAACTGCAGAGGGCTTCCTTGACAAGAGCGTTGAGGTCAATGTAAAAGATTATGAAGCTATCTTTGAGTTCTCCAACCTGCTAATCAGCCCTATAGAGGTCAGGGCCGGAAAAGAAGCGAAGATCACTATTAATGCCGAAAATACGGGTAATGCTGCAGGGGAATATAATGTGGAATTATTTGTGAACGAAAGCTCGGTTGATTCCCAGCAGATATCCCTTGATGTGGGAGAAAGTACAACAGTAACCTTCGACCACAGCGAAGAGACTCCAGGTACCTATACGGTAAAAGTAGGAGGGCAGGAAGCTACCTATACTGTAAAAGAAAAGTCCTCCATGCTGCTTTATGGCCTGTTAAGTATTATCGTGTTATTGGTCGGCATGATAGCTTATATGTTTACCAAGGGAGGCTGGACTGTAGCAACTCTACAGGCTAAGGTAGACGAACTTATTAAGTCGGTAAACTCGAAAAGATAA
- a CDS encoding helix-turn-helix domain-containing protein gives MNVADKVIKSAFESDEVFQKTLSAVIKEDLNLTAVDFAKKANIPPSTLYKILSGNRDPNIKTLRQIVKTIRDIKESDSGEFIAVIAARSVLDNIVETKKKIAGRLVTIREYSATSMEEAIIAAVNAERDGAKALVCAPIVSPTVEKILNIPVTTIIPKSSLIDAIELALKKME, from the coding sequence ATGAACGTTGCAGACAAGGTCATTAAATCCGCATTTGAGTCTGATGAAGTGTTTCAAAAAACACTTTCCGCTGTTATTAAGGAAGACCTTAACCTGACTGCAGTGGATTTTGCAAAAAAGGCGAACATCCCCCCGAGCACCCTCTATAAGATCCTATCGGGTAATCGGGACCCAAACATAAAAACCCTCCGCCAGATAGTAAAAACGATCCGCGATATCAAGGAATCGGATAGTGGAGAATTTATTGCTGTAATTGCAGCTAGATCCGTACTTGACAATATTGTGGAAACAAAGAAAAAGATCGCTGGCAGGCTGGTTACAATAAGGGAATATTCGGCAACGTCAATGGAAGAAGCCATAATAGCAGCCGTCAATGCCGAAAGGGACGGGGCAAAAGCTCTGGTCTGTGCCCCTATAGTGAGCCCAACTGTTGAAAAAATCCTGAACATTCCGGTAACAACTATTATCCCGAAAAGCAGCCTTATAGATGCCATCGAGCTTGCACTTAAGAAGATGGAGTAA
- a CDS encoding ABC transporter substrate-binding protein: MRKSSILILVLLLVTSIFASGCADSGDEITELNIGYQPSTHQIAYMTAYEKGWWQEDLAPYGITKINEYQFPTGAPEMQAMMAGDLDVAYVGAAPAITALSQGLDAKIVEPVQINGSSLVLRPEYEYESPEDLRGLKIATFPTATIQDTLLRDWLRENGLDPEKDVTILGMTPGDAVTAISAKQVDAVFLPHPSPTIIENDGNGRTIVQSGEMSPNHACCVLLVSGELIREHPELVEQIVKTHIKATEYNLANPEEAAQIYSNKTTENVEVIRTSIEEWDGEWITDPAIIENSTVEYAKIQSDLGYIQKPLTEEEIFDTSFYEAAINEE; the protein is encoded by the coding sequence TTGAGAAAATCAAGCATACTTATCCTTGTTTTACTGTTGGTCACATCTATCTTCGCATCGGGTTGTGCTGATAGTGGAGATGAAATCACCGAATTAAACATTGGCTACCAGCCGAGTACACACCAGATTGCATATATGACCGCCTATGAAAAAGGATGGTGGCAGGAAGATCTTGCACCCTATGGGATTACAAAAATAAACGAATACCAGTTCCCAACAGGCGCTCCCGAAATGCAGGCTATGATGGCCGGAGACCTGGACGTAGCCTATGTTGGAGCAGCCCCCGCTATTACAGCCCTCAGCCAGGGTCTTGATGCAAAGATCGTTGAACCTGTACAGATTAATGGTTCAAGTCTTGTCCTCAGGCCTGAGTATGAGTATGAAAGTCCTGAAGACCTGAGAGGGCTTAAAATCGCTACCTTCCCAACAGCAACAATTCAGGACACCCTGCTCAGAGACTGGCTCAGAGAGAACGGACTTGACCCGGAAAAAGACGTGACAATCCTTGGAATGACTCCAGGAGATGCTGTTACTGCTATTTCAGCCAAACAGGTAGATGCGGTCTTCCTGCCTCACCCTTCCCCTACTATTATCGAAAATGATGGTAACGGGCGTACCATTGTACAGTCCGGAGAGATGAGTCCTAATCATGCATGCTGTGTACTTCTGGTGAGTGGAGAACTTATCAGAGAGCACCCGGAACTTGTGGAGCAGATTGTAAAAACCCACATTAAAGCAACCGAGTACAACCTGGCAAATCCGGAAGAAGCCGCCCAGATTTACTCAAACAAGACCACAGAGAACGTAGAAGTTATAAGGACGTCTATTGAGGAATGGGATGGAGAATGGATTACAGATCCTGCAATAATTGAGAATTCAACTGTTGAATATGCAAAAATCCAGTCAGACCTTGGATATATCCAGAAACCTCTGACAGAAGAAGAAATATTTGACACAAGCTTCTATGAAGCAGCTATAAACGAAGAATAA
- a CDS encoding ABC transporter permease yields the protein MKINFIKTIEEKGVEALSLIFVIAIWQLAADRIVQNKLLLPSFYDVVISFSVIVKNGLIYTDTLTSLLHFSIGIAAALMLGIPLGIAMGWFKAANRAIDPIIEILRPIPPLAWIPFAIVWFGLTHRSAGFVVFVGMIFPIIINTYTGFKNVPRVYVEAAKVLGCTRNVDLIRSVAIPSAMPSIAAGIRIAMGVGWMCLVAAEMFGVSNRGLGYQIWHNYYLHRMDFVLVYMLLLGFLGLFIDRFFRYYVDEKLLRWKSGTVV from the coding sequence ATGAAAATTAATTTCATAAAAACAATCGAAGAAAAAGGCGTTGAAGCATTATCTCTTATATTCGTGATTGCTATATGGCAGCTTGCAGCAGATAGGATCGTACAGAATAAATTGCTTCTGCCAAGTTTTTATGATGTGGTAATCTCTTTTTCCGTGATAGTTAAAAACGGGCTAATTTATACGGATACCCTGACAAGTTTACTTCACTTTTCGATTGGTATTGCGGCCGCGCTTATGCTGGGAATCCCTCTCGGAATAGCCATGGGGTGGTTCAAAGCGGCAAATAGGGCAATCGATCCTATAATAGAGATTTTGCGCCCGATTCCTCCTCTTGCCTGGATCCCTTTTGCAATAGTATGGTTCGGGCTTACTCACAGGTCTGCGGGTTTTGTTGTGTTTGTCGGAATGATCTTTCCTATAATCATCAATACTTATACAGGTTTCAAAAATGTCCCAAGAGTTTATGTTGAAGCAGCAAAAGTTCTCGGCTGTACCCGAAACGTAGACCTTATCCGCTCTGTTGCGATCCCTTCAGCCATGCCTTCAATTGCTGCAGGAATCAGGATTGCAATGGGTGTAGGCTGGATGTGTCTTGTAGCTGCAGAAATGTTTGGGGTCAGTAACAGGGGGCTTGGGTACCAGATCTGGCATAATTACTACCTGCACAGAATGGATTTTGTGCTTGTATATATGCTTCTCCTGGGTTTCCTGGGTCTTTTTATAGACCGTTTTTTCAGATATTACGTGGATGAAAAACTGCTCAGATGGAAGTCAGGGACTGTGGTATAA
- a CDS encoding ABC transporter ATP-binding protein: MGRVSIKNVSRIFAKNGDESGTEALHNVSFDIQDGEFICLLGPSGCGKTTLLRITAGLETLTSGEITLNGVPITGPDPKRGMVFQQYSLFPWRTVIDNITFGLEMQGVKKSEARRQVEKYLELVGLKQFKNSYPHELSGGMQQRAAIARALANEPEVLLMDEPFGALDAQTRNVLQDEVLKIWEQKHVTFLFVTHSVDEAVVLSDRIVVMTSRPGRIKEIVKVELPRPRSRTSPEVNRLRDRVLKLLEEERFGR, from the coding sequence ATGGGTAGAGTAAGTATAAAAAACGTATCGCGTATCTTCGCCAAAAATGGAGATGAGTCCGGGACCGAAGCTCTACATAATGTAAGTTTTGATATACAGGATGGAGAGTTTATCTGCCTCCTAGGACCTTCAGGTTGCGGAAAGACAACGCTGCTTCGAATAACTGCAGGGCTTGAAACTCTGACTTCAGGAGAAATAACACTTAATGGAGTTCCTATAACGGGCCCTGATCCTAAAAGAGGTATGGTTTTTCAGCAGTATTCTCTTTTCCCCTGGAGAACTGTTATTGATAACATCACATTTGGGCTGGAGATGCAAGGAGTTAAAAAGAGTGAAGCCCGGAGGCAGGTGGAAAAGTATCTGGAACTTGTGGGTCTGAAGCAGTTCAAAAACAGTTACCCTCATGAGCTTTCAGGAGGTATGCAGCAAAGAGCAGCTATTGCAAGAGCCCTTGCTAATGAGCCTGAGGTCCTCCTTATGGACGAACCCTTTGGAGCTCTTGATGCTCAGACTCGAAATGTGCTTCAGGATGAAGTCTTGAAGATATGGGAACAAAAACACGTGACATTCCTTTTTGTAACGCACAGCGTGGATGAAGCTGTAGTCCTCTCTGACAGGATAGTGGTTATGACTTCAAGACCGGGAAGGATAAAGGAAATCGTAAAAGTGGAATTGCCCCGTCCGCGAAGCCGTACCAGTCCGGAAGTAAATCGCTTAAGGGATCGCGTTCTCAAACTTCTGGAAGAGGAAAGATTCGGCAGGTAA
- a CDS encoding bactofilin family protein → MICFIKYHPRSNTFVIEKRTFLEEDLVLDGNVIVGQEVKFWKSLTVSGRLELGKGSIVKGNVKAGSALICAAAKVLGNIETVSELVLLDGARVNVAACEGDIRVRPGCFLGSVKAGGTLELVGKVAVKRVEPLTKVIIRAEK, encoded by the coding sequence ATGATATGCTTTATCAAGTACCACCCCCGGTCCAATACTTTCGTGATTGAAAAAAGGACCTTTCTGGAAGAAGACCTTGTACTGGACGGCAATGTTATTGTCGGTCAGGAAGTGAAGTTCTGGAAAAGTCTTACAGTATCTGGCAGGCTTGAGCTCGGGAAAGGTTCGATTGTTAAGGGCAATGTGAAAGCCGGAAGTGCCCTGATCTGTGCAGCAGCAAAAGTTCTGGGTAATATAGAAACAGTTTCCGAGCTTGTACTCCTTGACGGAGCAAGAGTAAATGTTGCAGCGTGTGAAGGGGACATCCGGGTAAGGCCTGGCTGCTTTCTCGGTTCAGTAAAAGCAGGAGGAACTCTTGAGCTTGTAGGAAAGGTTGCTGTGAAAAGAGTAGAGCCGTTGACAAAAGTAATTATTCGGGCCGAAAAATAA
- a CDS encoding TRAM domain-containing protein has product MFREESRSVPVEEGEVYDVTIQDIARQGDGIARIEGFVIFVPGTKVGDEVRIKIERVLPKYGFASLVE; this is encoded by the coding sequence ATGTTCAGAGAAGAAAGTCGCTCTGTTCCTGTTGAAGAAGGCGAAGTCTATGACGTTACGATTCAGGACATCGCTCGTCAGGGAGATGGCATTGCTCGTATAGAGGGCTTTGTAATCTTTGTTCCAGGCACCAAAGTAGGCGATGAGGTAAGGATTAAAATCGAAAGGGTACTTCCCAAATACGGTTTTGCCAGCCTTGTTGAGTAA
- a CDS encoding TRAM domain-containing protein: MFREESRSVPVEEGEVYDVTIQDIARQGDGIARIEGFVIFVPGTKVGDEVRIKVERVLPKFAFASVVE, encoded by the coding sequence ATGTTCAGAGAAGAAAGTCGCTCAGTCCCTGTCGAAGAGGGCGAAGTTTACGATGTTACAATTCAGGATATTGCTCGCCAGGGAGATGGCATTGCTCGCATAGAAGGCTTTGTAATCTTTGTCCCGGGCACCAAGGTCGGCGATGAAGTTCGCATTAAAGTCGAAAGAGTACTCCCGAAATTTGCATTTGCAAGCGTTGTCGAGTAA
- a CDS encoding TRAM domain-containing protein has product MFREESRPVPVEEGEVYDVTIQDIARQGDGIARIEGFVVFVPNTSVGDEVQIKVERVLPKFAFASVVE; this is encoded by the coding sequence ATGTTCAGAGAAGAAAGTCGCCCAGTCCCTGTCGAAGAGGGTGAAGTCTACGATGTTACAATTCAGGACATTGCTCGCCAGGGAGATGGCATTGCTCGTATTGAGGGTTTTGTAGTCTTTGTCCCTAACACCAGTGTTGGCGACGAAGTTCAGATTAAGGTCGAAAGGGTTCTTCCTAAGTTTGCATTTGCAAGTGTTGTCGAGTAA
- a CDS encoding TRAM domain-containing protein: MFRDERTSVPVEEGETYDVTIQDIARQGDGIARIEGFVVFVPNTSVGDEVQIKVERVLPKFAFASVVE, translated from the coding sequence ATGTTTAGAGATGAACGTACTTCTGTGCCCGTTGAAGAGGGCGAAACTTACGACGTAACTATTCAGGATATTGCTCGCCAGGGAGACGGCATTGCCCGTATCGAAGGCTTTGTGGTTTTTGTCCCGAATACCAGTGTAGGCGACGAAGTCCAGATTAAGGTCGAAAGGGTACTTCCGAAATTTGCATTTGCAAGCGTTGTTGAGTAA
- a CDS encoding ribbon-helix-helix domain-containing protein, translating into MPKVSVEIPQELLDDLNKHVGDNKKFVSQSDAIRTSIRKMLDMMDEIDRRHGRLNE; encoded by the coding sequence ATGCCAAAAGTAAGTGTTGAAATCCCTCAGGAACTCCTGGATGACCTCAATAAACATGTGGGAGATAATAAAAAGTTCGTCAGCCAGTCAGATGCCATCCGAACTTCTATTCGTAAAATGCTGGATATGATGGACGAAATAGATAGAAGACACGGAAGACTTAATGAGTAA
- a CDS encoding methionine synthase has translation MQEIIFDDIGSYPLPEGVSREWVQNAFKTRAEDEKLFTVINDAFQQKIDAGVEVPTYPQYQDMNEQFLKVIRDSNCTDGPFDVKLECARIEELEAIETVAKAYKEKFGETLKVRICVTGPTELYLKEFGGTRYTDIYSLFAKSINKFVRNSMRSAKHFKIATVSIDEPSIGLNPELAFDENDIISALTEASRSASKWGADVEIHLHSALYYNLACETPTINVIGMESAGTPSYLELIDKKVLEDTDSFLRLGIARTDIYSLAGILNERYCTNIWKDQQYLPEIVSQLETPDVITKRLKLAYRRFGSLVKYVGPDCGLGSWPNQRIAFILLSNVAQGIRNFRENL, from the coding sequence ATGCAAGAAATCATCTTTGACGATATAGGAAGCTATCCTCTCCCTGAGGGAGTTAGCAGGGAATGGGTCCAGAATGCCTTTAAAACGAGAGCAGAAGATGAGAAACTCTTTACTGTTATCAATGATGCCTTTCAGCAGAAAATCGATGCAGGTGTAGAAGTCCCTACTTATCCTCAGTATCAGGACATGAACGAACAGTTCCTGAAGGTTATCCGGGATTCTAACTGCACAGACGGTCCCTTCGATGTAAAACTGGAGTGCGCAAGGATTGAAGAGCTTGAGGCTATAGAAACGGTTGCTAAAGCCTATAAAGAGAAATTCGGGGAAACTTTGAAAGTCCGGATCTGCGTAACCGGTCCAACCGAACTTTACCTTAAAGAGTTCGGAGGCACGCGATATACGGACATATATTCTCTTTTTGCAAAAAGCATAAACAAGTTCGTCAGGAACTCGATGAGATCTGCAAAACATTTTAAGATAGCAACGGTTTCAATTGACGAGCCAAGCATAGGGTTGAACCCTGAACTTGCATTTGACGAGAACGACATAATCTCTGCCCTTACAGAGGCCTCCAGATCAGCTAGCAAGTGGGGAGCTGATGTGGAGATACATCTTCATTCCGCTCTCTATTATAATCTTGCCTGCGAGACCCCCACAATCAATGTGATAGGTATGGAATCTGCGGGTACTCCTTCCTATCTGGAGCTCATCGACAAAAAAGTACTCGAAGACACTGATTCATTCCTGAGGCTGGGAATTGCAAGAACGGATATCTATTCCCTGGCAGGAATTCTTAATGAGAGATACTGTACCAATATCTGGAAAGACCAGCAGTATCTTCCTGAAATCGTTTCGCAGCTGGAAACCCCTGATGTGATTACAAAAAGGTTGAAACTGGCTTACAGACGTTTTGGCAGCCTGGTAAAATACGTGGGTCCTGATTGCGGTCTGGGCTCCTGGCCTAACCAGAGGATAGCTTTTATCCTGCTTTCAAATGTTGCGCAGGGTATCAGGAATTTCAGGGAAAATCTCTAA
- a CDS encoding methionine synthase, with the protein MQEITFIDGGSLPTPEGLTREWVKAAAESRAEDEKLFSMVRKAFQRKIDVGVDVPTYPQFRDMIGQFLDIIRDEKNCYEPYVVKEENAKILELEIIDEVAKHYREKTGETLEVRVCVAGPTDLYLQAFGTTAFADAYHIMALDIENFIKQAFKAAKNFKIRVIALDEPSLGMNDRIQFSDSDIISALTLASTHARKQGVDVEIHLHSPLKYKLVCETPINVIGFEYAATPSYIDLMDKKILEDSNTYIRLGVSRTDISSLIGMVNETYGVNAWKEKEYMQKIVTEMETPDLIQKRLEKAYSILGDRIKYASPDCGLAFWPDQELAFKLLENTAKGINAFNAEMKNRE; encoded by the coding sequence ATGCAGGAGATCACTTTTATTGATGGAGGCAGCCTTCCCACTCCTGAAGGTCTCACAAGGGAATGGGTTAAAGCTGCAGCTGAAAGCCGGGCAGAAGACGAAAAACTCTTTTCCATGGTAAGGAAGGCTTTTCAGAGAAAAATTGATGTTGGAGTAGATGTTCCAACTTATCCTCAGTTTCGGGATATGATCGGGCAGTTTCTGGACATTATCAGGGATGAAAAGAACTGCTATGAGCCTTATGTGGTAAAAGAAGAGAACGCAAAAATACTTGAACTGGAGATAATTGATGAGGTTGCAAAACACTATAGAGAAAAGACAGGAGAAACTCTGGAGGTAAGAGTTTGTGTTGCCGGTCCTACGGATCTATATCTTCAGGCTTTCGGGACAACTGCTTTTGCTGATGCATATCACATCATGGCTCTTGATATCGAGAATTTCATAAAACAGGCGTTTAAAGCTGCGAAAAACTTTAAAATCAGGGTTATAGCTCTGGATGAACCAAGCCTCGGGATGAACGATAGAATTCAGTTCTCTGACTCCGACATTATCTCTGCCCTTACTCTGGCTTCTACACACGCTCGAAAACAGGGAGTGGATGTGGAGATTCATCTTCACTCACCATTAAAATATAAACTTGTTTGTGAAACCCCGATTAATGTTATCGGGTTTGAGTACGCTGCAACTCCCTCATACATAGATCTAATGGATAAAAAAATCCTGGAGGACTCGAACACTTACATAAGGCTTGGGGTCTCTCGGACTGATATTTCCAGCCTCATAGGCATGGTTAACGAAACCTATGGAGTCAATGCCTGGAAAGAAAAAGAATACATGCAAAAGATCGTCACTGAAATGGAAACCCCTGATCTCATACAAAAAAGGCTTGAAAAAGCTTATTCCATTCTAGGGGACCGTATAAAATATGCAAGTCCGGACTGCGGGCTGGCATTCTGGCCTGACCAGGAACTTGCTTTCAAGCTGCTTGAAAATACGGCAAAAGGAATCAACGCGTTTAATGCAGAGATGAAAAACCGGGAGTAA